A single region of the Mercenaria mercenaria strain notata chromosome 6, MADL_Memer_1, whole genome shotgun sequence genome encodes:
- the LOC128557600 gene encoding DNA (cytosine-5)-methyltransferase 3B-like: MLTEYKEVICKMLGMEPAVWDAKHFTGQKRARNFWGNIPGMYSTAQYCRHLDRDKKDLDSALISNCNRKARVSHSRTITTSRNSLTVTNGFNDALVCMNGEEDHIWVQEVERLFGFPTHYTDVGYLTHERRRKLLGKSWSVPVIKHLLSPLKQYFKVKDKKEDVRNP, from the exons ATGCTTACTGAGTACAAAGAGGTCATTTGTAAAATGCTTGGG ATGGAACCAGCTGTGTGGGATGCTAAACACTTTACTGGACAGAAACGAGCGAGAAATTTCTGGGGCAATATCCCAGGAATGTACAGTACAGCCCAGTATTGTAGACATCTTGACAGGGATAAGAAAGATCTTGACTCGGCCCTCATATCCAACTGTAATAGAAAAGCTCGG GTGTCTCACAGTCGCACTATCACAACATCACGAAACTCGCTGACCGTTACAAATGGCTTTAATGATGCACTGGTTTGTATGAATGGAGAAGAGGACCACATCTGGGTGCAAGAAGTAGAGAG GTTGTTTGGATTTCCTACACATTATACAGATGTTGGTTACCTGACACATGAGCGTAGAAGGAAACTTCTTGGAAAATCCTGGAGTGTACCAGTTATCAAACACCTTCTTTCACCtttaaaacagtatttcaaaGTCAAGGACAAAAAGGAAGATGTGCGGAATCCATGA